AGCAGGAGAGCGCTCCCTGGCTCAGGCAAGATCGTCTCGACGAGCACGCCAACGTGGACATCGTTGATGCCCTGGCCCTGCATGCCGAGTGCGAACTCGAGCACGGACCACGGAACGTTGAACGCCTCCGAGTCGACCGCGATGTCCGGCCACAGCTTACCCACGGTGGGTGAACCCGTGTACAGAACGCCGTAGGTGATGGCCGGATTGAACGGATGGCCACCAATAGGCAGGCCCTGTAAAAGCGCGTCCTGGATATTGAAGACGACGCCGTCGTTCGTGAAGTACACGAAGCCGGTACCCGCGAGGGACTTGTAGATCTCCATCGGGTTCGAAAGCGGATTGTTGATGTCCGTTGCGGTGATACCCGAGAACGCGGCCGGATTTGGAATGCCGCCGGCTCCGCTGAAGCCACCCACGGTGGCATCATCGACCCACATCTCGAGTAGGTCATAACCGACGCTCGGAACGCCGACGTTCAGGGCCGTACCGAAATTGGCGGCGACAGCCTGATACGTAAATCCAGCCACGTTGGGCAGGATTGTCGGATCTTGGGTGTCCGCCTCGTTGACGGTCAACGCAGTGCCCGGAACCGCTTCAGCGACTCCGTCCCACGTGAGCGTCTGGCCCGTTTCGCAGGCGGCAGCGACGCCTGCGGTGCAGCCACCGAAGTTATTGACTTGGACGGTGTACGTGGTACCGGTCGGGCTTGCACCCGCCGGAGTGCTCACCGCCATAAGCGAAAGCACCGCTAGAGCCACCGCCGAATAGCGCAGAATACTCATAGTTGTTTCCTCCTCCCTAGAGAACCCAGTGAGTGATTCTAACCGCGGGACACCCCTCAAAGGCAAGCGTTTTTTTGCGCAGAGTCGCGATTTCCTGCGGATTTTCCGGTGTGGCTGCCGGTTTGTGAAAATTCCCTTTGAAAATCATAAACTTGCGAGACCGCCTCGGAAACGTTCGCGAGCGAACAAAGCGCGAAACCAGGAGCCGACAGAACCGTTTCGAGGACTCACGAAGAGCACCGAGACCCCTCGACTCCAAAATCGACCCCGCGCACTCCCTCTCAGCGGTGGCGAATTCCCGTGGTGAGCGCCCCGGGGTTGAGAATCCCCCGAGATGGCCGGCGGGTCGTGTGCCCCCTTGGGCTCCCCTCGAAATCTCCCTTACAGATAGGACTCCGAGTTCGGGCCCCGCCGGCCGAGGCAGATCGGCCACTGCTTCGGAGGGGGCCAGGCCCGCAATCCGGTTTCATGGGGTGACCGCGACAAACCGGAGGTGTAAGATAGGACACCGCCTCGAACCGCGTGAGCAGTTCCCCGGGATCATGGTGGGTAAATCCCGGCTGGACGCTCTGCCGTCTCGGCACTGCAGTCCGTGACCCGCGAGAAGCGCCAGACCGTCCACACCAGGAGTCCGCCATGGCCCGGAAGAGCAAGATGTCGATCCTCAAGCGTCAGCGAGAGGTCAAAAAGGCCGAGAAAGCCGCGTTGAAGCGCGAAAAGCGGATGGACCGACCCGACGGTGGCGGTTCCGGTACAGATGTGGCCACCAAGGAAGACCTGGCCGGGTACGGCTTTCCCGAGGACGAGGAAGACGCGAGCAACGGCTGAATCCCACCCGGAAGCAGGTCGGTCTCTGCACTATCTTCTAGTGGTCGGCGGCGCTCTGGGGATCTCCACGGCGCCGATCCTGGTCGCTCTCTCACAGGCGGCCCCGACTCAGGCGGCTTTCTGGCGTTTTGCCTACGCGTTGCCGGTGCTTCTCGCACTCTGCCTGGTGCGGCCTGCGGGTCGGCGTTCGTTCTCCCGGCGGGGCTGGATCGCGGCGGCGGCGCTATCCGGACTGTTCTTCGCTGCGGACATGGATCTCTGGCACCACTCGATCGGCTTGATCGGTGCCGGTCCCTCGACCCTCCTGGCCAATACGCAGATCGTCTGGCTGGCCCTGTTCGGCCTCTTGTTCCTCGGCGAGCGCCCCTCACGCCTTTTTTGGCTCACCCTGCCTGTGATCGCTCTCGGCCTGCTCCTGCTCACGGGCGAAGACTCCGCAGACCTGCGCTTCCCGGAACAGCGCGCGGGATTGCTGTTCGGGCTGGCTGCGGGGTTTTGTTATGCGGGAGCACTCATCTGCCTGCGACGCTCGCAACGGGCTGCACCTGTGCTGCCTGAAGCGACACTCGTGATGCAACTCAGCGTCGGAGTGGTCG
This window of the bacterium genome carries:
- a CDS encoding PEP-CTERM sorting domain-containing protein, with translation MSILRYSAVALAVLSLMAVSTPAGASPTGTTYTVQVNNFGGCTAGVAAACETGQTLTWDGVAEAVPGTALTVNEADTQDPTILPNVAGFTYQAVAANFGTALNVGVPSVGYDLLEMWVDDATVGGFSGAGGIPNPAAFSGITATDINNPLSNPMEIYKSLAGTGFVYFTNDGVVFNIQDALLQGLPIGGHPFNPAITYGVLYTGSPTVGKLWPDIAVDSEAFNVPWSVLEFALGMQGQGINDVHVGVLVETILPEPGSALLLGMGLIGIAAIRRRA
- a CDS encoding DMT family transporter encodes the protein MVGGALGISTAPILVALSQAAPTQAAFWRFAYALPVLLALCLVRPAGRRSFSRRGWIAAAALSGLFFAADMDLWHHSIGLIGAGPSTLLANTQIVWLALFGLLFLGERPSRLFWLTLPVIALGLLLLTGEDSADLRFPEQRAGLLFGLAAGFCYAGALICLRRSQRAAPVLPEATLVMQLSVGVVALALVGAVDGSLPATLSAQQHGWLLLLGLVAQVASWMAITTGIKHLPGHHGGLLLLSQPVSSLCLGWWILDQSLAASRIAGAGLILCGVAAALFAESRARESLHREDSSEKRESPPEQEA